One segment of Leptodactylus fuscus isolate aLepFus1 chromosome 7, aLepFus1.hap2, whole genome shotgun sequence DNA contains the following:
- the LOC142213376 gene encoding embryonic protein UVS.2-like, with protein MTNINDKSSYITEEPQGTFSKIIKANRGNNSLIHDDDMLISPGRSATTCTDCLWPKSENGTVNVPYVFSSNYSSWHLDLFNTSMQEFETLTCVRFVPRTTENDYLNIVSSHGCVSYVGRVGGGQRVGVDIGGCMYRGIIQHELNHALGFYHEHMRSDRDNYITIMYQYIPKGSVSNFAKLNTNNLGLEYDYGSVMHYDPWAFSNTSGQPTIVTIPIPNIPIGQRVGLSVLDASKINKLYQCDVCSNLLNEDNGTLTSANYPSSYPHNTNCVWLIRTPSNQVSLNFTAFDVQSSPNCTSDYIRIYDGPTKNYPLILDRTCGSGLIPPIISSTSQLLVEFSSDDSDAGFGFKALYSSVQCGGTFYTPQRTITSPGYPVRYYPNLRCIYTITAPVGRRIYLIVSDFQVESFTFCAFDYLKILDGTKKLAPHCGEKKIGPYTSSGNTLQLLFVSDSRNEFRGFQASYKFKKSMAIHNGDILTRPGRSATTCTDCLWPKSTNGTVNVPYVFSSNYSSSHLNLFNTSMQEYETLTCVRFVPWTTEDDYLNIMSSQGCESFVGRLGGGQKVGVDIEDCMYRGIIQHELNHALGFYHEHMRSDRDNYVTIMYQNIPAGALPNFDKLITNNLGLEYDYGSVMHYDAWAFSNTSGQPTIVTIPRPNIPIGQRDGLSVLDVSKINKLYQCDVCSNLLNEDNGTLTSANYPSSYPHNTNCVWLIRTPSNQYNGDHRTTGYKSY; from the exons TGATGATGACATGTTGATAAGTCCTGGACGCAGTGCTACAACTTGTACAGATTGCTTGTGGCCCAAATCTGAAAATGGGACGGTCAATGTGCCCTACGTATTTTCCTCTAATTATA GTTCTTGGCACCTCGACTTGTTTAACACGTCTATGCAAGAATTTGAGACCCTTACATGTGTAAGGTTTGTACCCCGGACAACGGAGAATGACTACCTCAACATTGTGTCTTCACACGG GTGTGTATCATATGTTGGACGAGTCGGCGGAGGTCAGAGGGTTGGAGTGGATATAGGTGGTTGTATGTACAGAGGAATTATACAACATGAGCTAAACCATGCCCTGGGCTTCTACCATGAACATATGAGGAGTGACCGTGACAACTATATCACCATCATGTACCAGTACATACCAAAAG GTTCAGTTTCAAATTTTGCCAAACTAAACACCAATAACCTTGGTCTGGAGTATGACTATGGATCGGTGATGCATTATGACCC GTGGGCATTCTCTAACACATCAGGACAACCCACTATTGTGACCATCCCCATCCCAAACATCCCAATTGGACAAAGAGTTGGACTCAGTGTTCTAGATGCTTCTAAAATCAACAAATTGTATCAATGTG ACGTCTGTTCTAATTTACTGAATGAAGACAATGGGACTCTGACCTCAGCCAATTACCCATCATCCTACCCACATAATACCAACTGTGTATGGCTGATTAGGACGCCATCAAACCAG GTTTCCTTGAACTTTACTGCCTTTGATGTCCAGTCATCACCCAATTGTACATCTGACTATATTAGGATTTATGATGGTCCCACTAAGAACTATCCCCTGATTTTGGACAGAACTTGTGGGTCCGGACTGATCCCTCCGATTATTTCTTCTACTAGCCAACTACTGGTGGAGTTTTCCAGTGATGATAGTGATGCTGGATTCGGATTCAAAGCTTTATACAGCTCAG TGCAATGTGGAGGAACCTTCTATACACCACAGAGAACCATTACTTCACCTGGATACCCCGTACGCTATTACCCAAACCTGAGATGTATCTACACAATCACGGCTCCTGTTGGGCGCCGG ATTTACCTGATCGTCAGTGATTTCCAGGTGGAGTCTTTTACTTTCTGTGCATTTGATTATTTAAAGATCTTGGATGGGACCAAAAAGTTGGCCCCACATTGTGGTGAAAAGAAAATAGGTCCCTATACCTCTTCTGGGAACACCTTGCAGCTGCTATTTGTTAGTGACAGCCGAAATGAGTTCCGGGGCTTCCAGGCATCGTATAAATTTA aaaaatccaTGGCCATACATAATGGTGACATATTGACAAGACCTGGACGTAGTGCTACAACCTGTACAGATTGCTTGTGGCCCAAATCTACAAATGGGACGGTCAATGTGCCCTACGTATTTTCTTCTAATTATA GTTCTTCACACCTCAACTTGTTTAACACGTCTATGCAAGAATATGAGACACTTACATGTGTGAGGTTTGTACCGTGGACAACGGAGGATGACTACCTTAACATTATGTCTTCACAAGG ATGTGAATCATTTGTGGGACGATTGGGTGGAGGTCAGAAGGTTGGAGTGGACATAGAGGATTGCATGTACAGAGGAATTATACAACACGAGCTAAACCATGCTCTAGGATTTTACCATGAACATATGAGGAGTGACCGTGATAACTATGTCACCATCATGTACCAGAACATACCAGCAG GTGCTCTTCCAAATTTTGACAAACTGATCACCAACAATCTTGGCCTGGAGTATGACTATGGATCAGTGATGCATTATGATGC GTGGGCATTCTCTAACACATCAGGACAACCGACTATTGTCACCATACCTAGGCCAAACATCCCAATTGGACAAAGAGATGGACTCAGTGTTCTCGATGTTTCTAAAATCAACAAATTGTATCAATGTG ACGTCTGTTCTAATTTACTGAATGAAGACAATGGGACTCTGACCTCAGCCAACTACCCATCATCCTACCCACATAATACCAACTGTGTATGGCTGATCAGGACGCCATCAAACCAG tataatggagATCATCGCACAACAGGATACAAGTCATACTAA